A stretch of the Halomonas sp. CH40 genome encodes the following:
- a CDS encoding ABC transporter permease, with product MKPTRLDGWQALRCQPWLLALVVWLPPLLTLMFIALFASGTPKSLPVGVVDLDHSTESRAYLRHLDASPALALDHPYPSAYEGSAALQRGDILALVIVPPEFGRELRLSISPESVAFYNSQYLLAGKFIASALTQANFSFSAKAGVALRLGRGYSLPDAIAAAAPVRPQITALYNAGMSYALFLVTSIMPALWQILIVVATVLTLSWRLEQASLPAGFAARSRALWQLMAPLSLILWLQGLIMLGMFSVFLGWRPEGNILWLVAGMALMVMAVQSMATLILSLVANKVRALSLCAAYLAPAFAFMGMTFPRGDMNMLARWWGNLMPSTHYMELQVAVADHGASLQTLALPLAALLVFLVPLALAIPALPQQMVIDPAEEVPS from the coding sequence ATGAAGCCCACCCGACTTGATGGCTGGCAGGCGTTACGCTGCCAGCCCTGGTTACTGGCTCTGGTAGTATGGTTACCGCCGTTGCTGACGCTGATGTTTATCGCCCTGTTTGCCTCCGGCACCCCTAAATCGCTGCCGGTGGGCGTGGTGGATCTTGACCACAGCACGGAATCACGCGCCTATCTTCGCCATCTGGACGCCAGCCCCGCATTGGCGCTGGATCACCCTTACCCTTCTGCTTACGAGGGCTCAGCGGCGTTGCAGCGCGGTGATATTCTGGCGCTGGTGATTGTGCCGCCGGAATTTGGCCGCGAGCTGCGTCTTTCGATCAGCCCGGAAAGCGTGGCTTTCTACAACAGCCAGTACCTGCTGGCAGGCAAATTTATTGCCTCAGCATTGACTCAGGCCAATTTCAGCTTTTCGGCTAAGGCAGGCGTAGCGCTGCGCCTGGGGCGCGGCTACTCGCTGCCGGATGCCATTGCCGCAGCGGCGCCAGTGCGCCCGCAGATCACCGCGCTTTACAATGCCGGCATGAGCTATGCGCTGTTTCTGGTGACCTCTATCATGCCCGCGCTCTGGCAGATCCTGATTGTGGTGGCCACTGTACTGACGCTGTCCTGGCGCTTGGAGCAGGCCAGTTTGCCAGCCGGTTTTGCCGCGCGCAGCCGAGCCCTCTGGCAGTTGATGGCCCCTCTTTCACTGATCCTCTGGCTCCAGGGGCTGATCATGCTGGGAATGTTTTCAGTCTTTCTCGGTTGGCGGCCGGAAGGCAATATTCTCTGGCTGGTGGCCGGTATGGCGCTAATGGTAATGGCGGTGCAAAGCATGGCCACGCTGATTCTCTCCCTGGTGGCCAACAAGGTGCGGGCGCTGAGTCTGTGTGCCGCCTACCTCGCCCCGGCCTTTGCCTTTATGGGCATGACCTTCCCGCGTGGCGACATGAACATGCTGGCCCGCTGGTGGGGCAACCTGATGCCGTCAACCCACTATATGGAATTGCAGGTAGCTGTCGCGGATCACGGTGCTTCCCTGCAGACTCTGGCGCTGCCATTAGCCGCTTTGCTGGTGTTTCTGGTTCCGCTGGCGCTGGCTATTCCTGCCCTGCCCCAACAGATGGTGATAGACCCTGCTGAAGAGGTGCCTTCATGA
- a CDS encoding aspartate aminotransferase family protein, translating to MSLHQDLIERDRKVTFHASTHLRDFAHGDAPGRVITGGKGINIVDKDGREFIDGFAGLYCVNIGYGRTEVAEAIYKQALEISYYHTYVGHSNEPQIELSERIIKAAGMNMSKVYYGMSGSDANETQLKIVRYYNNVLGRPQKKKVISRMRGYHGSGIASGSLTGLKAFHDKFDLPIDTIRHTEAPYYYHRAAEQHGMTEREFSSFCAEKLEAMILEEGPDTVAAFIGEPVLGTGGIVPPPEGYWEGIQAVLAKYDILLIADEVVCGFGRTGSEFGSHHYNMQPDLITIAKGLTSAYQPLSGVIVGDRVWKVLEQGTGEFGPIGHGWTYSGHALGCAAGLANLDIIERENLVGNAADTGAYFQQQLKATFEGHPLIGDVRGVGLMAALEFSPDAKQRLHFDPALKVGPRVSAAALEENLIARAMPQGDILGFAPPLTINRAEVDEMISRAKRAVDNVADELVRSGDLSKGEKEEVLAV from the coding sequence ATGAGCTTGCATCAGGATTTGATTGAACGTGACCGCAAGGTGACCTTCCACGCTTCTACCCACCTGCGTGATTTCGCCCACGGCGACGCGCCGGGCCGTGTTATCACCGGGGGCAAAGGCATCAATATCGTCGACAAGGATGGCCGTGAGTTCATCGATGGCTTTGCTGGCCTATACTGCGTCAACATTGGCTATGGCCGCACCGAAGTCGCGGAAGCGATTTACAAGCAGGCGCTGGAAATTTCCTACTACCACACCTACGTAGGCCACTCCAACGAGCCGCAGATCGAGCTTTCCGAGCGCATTATCAAGGCCGCTGGCATGAATATGTCCAAGGTCTACTACGGCATGTCCGGTTCTGATGCTAACGAAACCCAGCTCAAGATCGTACGTTACTACAACAACGTACTGGGTCGTCCGCAGAAGAAGAAGGTCATCTCGCGCATGCGTGGCTACCACGGTTCCGGTATCGCCTCCGGCTCGCTGACCGGCCTGAAGGCCTTCCATGACAAGTTTGACCTGCCGATTGACACCATTCGTCATACCGAAGCACCTTACTACTATCACCGTGCGGCAGAGCAGCACGGCATGACCGAGCGTGAATTCTCCTCGTTCTGCGCGGAAAAGCTCGAAGCCATGATTCTTGAAGAAGGCCCGGATACCGTTGCCGCCTTTATCGGCGAGCCGGTGCTCGGCACGGGTGGTATCGTGCCGCCCCCGGAAGGCTACTGGGAAGGTATTCAGGCGGTGTTGGCCAAGTACGACATCCTGCTGATTGCCGATGAAGTGGTCTGCGGCTTTGGCCGTACCGGTTCCGAGTTCGGTAGCCACCACTACAACATGCAGCCGGATCTGATCACTATCGCCAAGGGCTTGACCAGCGCTTATCAGCCGCTTTCCGGGGTGATTGTGGGTGATCGCGTCTGGAAGGTACTAGAGCAGGGCACCGGTGAATTCGGCCCGATCGGCCACGGCTGGACCTACTCTGGCCACGCCCTGGGCTGTGCCGCTGGCCTGGCTAACCTGGATATCATTGAGCGTGAAAACCTGGTGGGCAACGCCGCGGATACCGGCGCCTACTTCCAGCAGCAGCTCAAGGCGACCTTTGAGGGTCACCCGCTGATTGGTGATGTGCGCGGCGTTGGCCTGATGGCCGCATTGGAGTTCTCCCCCGATGCCAAGCAGCGCCTGCACTTTGACCCGGCTCTGAAAGTTGGCCCACGGGTATCGGCAGCAGCACTGGAAGAAAACCTGATTGCGCGCGCCATGCCGCAGGGTGACATTCTCGGCTTTGCTCCTCCGCTGACCATCAACCGCGCTGAAGTGGATGAAATGATCAGCCGCGCCAAGCGTGCCGTGGATAACGTCGCCGACGAACTGGTGCGTTCCGGTGATCTGAGCAAAGGTGAGAAGGAAGAAGTGCTGGCGGTATAA
- a CDS encoding haloacid dehalogenase type II, with product MHPVIAFDVYGTLIDTQGVTAELEKRLGEPGKAVKFARRWRDKQLEYSFRHTLMGHYLPFGQCTREALIFTDRALQAGLTDNDCDHLMAVYAELPAFPDAAPALQSLKAADVRCVAFSNGTREAVSQLLESSGLGEFMDDIISVDEVKRFKPDPAVYTHLRTRLESRPENTWLISSNAFDVIGAAHAGLRSAWVRRHADAPFDPWGIEPDMTVMDLQALTERLLA from the coding sequence ATGCACCCCGTTATTGCCTTTGATGTGTACGGCACCCTGATTGACACCCAGGGTGTGACCGCTGAGCTTGAGAAGCGCCTGGGTGAGCCTGGTAAAGCCGTCAAATTTGCCCGCCGCTGGCGCGATAAACAGTTGGAGTACAGCTTTCGTCATACCCTGATGGGGCATTACCTGCCTTTTGGACAATGTACCCGCGAAGCGCTGATTTTTACCGACCGGGCCCTGCAGGCCGGGCTGACGGACAACGATTGTGACCATCTGATGGCCGTGTATGCCGAGCTGCCCGCCTTTCCCGACGCCGCTCCTGCCCTTCAAAGTCTGAAAGCGGCAGATGTGCGCTGTGTGGCTTTTTCCAACGGCACCCGGGAGGCCGTCAGCCAGCTGCTTGAAAGTAGCGGCCTGGGTGAATTCATGGATGACATTATCAGCGTCGACGAAGTAAAACGCTTTAAACCCGACCCAGCGGTTTACACCCATCTGCGCACCCGGTTGGAATCCCGCCCTGAAAATACCTGGCTGATTTCCAGCAACGCCTTTGACGTCATCGGGGCGGCCCATGCCGGATTACGCAGTGCTTGGGTACGCCGCCATGCGGATGCGCCGTTCGACCCCTGGGGGATTGAGCCGGATATGACAGTCATGGACTTGCAAGCGCTAACGGAACGTTTACTGGCCTAG
- a CDS encoding ABC transporter permease, translating to MKRAPTPPQSLWQAFQAELANIFTDRAVLLVIVGGLLFYAVLYPLPYQKNVPGEQAIAVIDHDRTHLARKLLRMADATPQIRVAARPDSMLEAETLLANNAVHGLLVIPSNFERDVYRGRPTSLSFAGDASYFLIYGNVVEGLLTAATTLSVETQIVASLMKGESAAQIPGQVMPVRLINKPAFNPTSGYINYIVPAVFVLILHQTLLIAAGSVTIKDRARRLLGRPAAPLHLALPLRVMTFVLIYLLFAMLYFGFFFQLYGIPHQASPWTLLLFSLLFFTTTSLFALWLGALLPRPELVTVIVLVSSLPIVFTAGFAWPAENLPAWLDYLTLLIPAKPGIQGFLALNQLGTPLTSLGREVAILVGLCLLYGGGLIYLMRNQARRRARNAAYDHPAPSSAWGTAVDE from the coding sequence ATGAAACGGGCGCCTACTCCACCACAGTCTCTCTGGCAGGCCTTTCAGGCAGAACTGGCCAATATCTTCACCGACCGCGCCGTGCTGCTGGTAATTGTTGGTGGTCTATTGTTCTATGCGGTGCTCTACCCGCTACCGTATCAGAAGAACGTACCCGGCGAGCAGGCCATCGCCGTCATCGACCACGACCGTACCCATTTGGCGCGCAAACTGTTACGTATGGCAGATGCCACGCCCCAGATCCGGGTGGCGGCGCGGCCAGACAGCATGCTGGAAGCTGAAACCCTGCTGGCCAATAATGCGGTACACGGCCTGCTGGTGATTCCCAGCAACTTCGAGCGTGACGTGTATCGCGGCCGCCCGACCAGTTTGTCCTTTGCCGGAGATGCCAGCTACTTCCTGATTTACGGTAACGTGGTCGAGGGCCTGTTGACGGCGGCGACCACGCTCAGCGTTGAAACCCAGATAGTGGCCAGCCTGATGAAGGGCGAAAGCGCGGCGCAGATCCCCGGCCAGGTCATGCCGGTACGGCTGATCAACAAACCGGCCTTTAATCCGACCTCCGGCTATATCAACTATATTGTTCCGGCGGTATTTGTATTGATTCTGCACCAGACGTTACTGATTGCGGCGGGCAGCGTGACCATCAAGGATCGTGCCCGGCGCCTTCTCGGCAGACCAGCAGCGCCGTTACATCTGGCGCTGCCCCTCAGGGTGATGACCTTTGTGCTGATCTACCTGCTGTTTGCCATGCTTTACTTTGGTTTCTTCTTCCAGCTGTACGGCATACCCCATCAGGCATCGCCTTGGACGCTGTTGCTGTTCAGCCTGCTATTCTTTACCACCACCAGCCTGTTTGCTCTCTGGCTGGGCGCCCTGTTACCCCGGCCAGAGCTGGTGACCGTCATTGTGCTGGTAAGCTCACTGCCCATCGTATTTACCGCCGGCTTTGCCTGGCCAGCTGAAAACCTGCCGGCCTGGCTTGACTACCTGACCCTGCTGATACCAGCCAAGCCCGGCATCCAGGGGTTTCTGGCACTTAATCAGCTGGGCACACCGCTGACCAGCCTCGGCCGCGAAGTCGCCATACTCGTCGGGCTATGCCTGCTTTATGGCGGCGGCCTGATCTATCTGATGCGCAATCAGGCCAGACGACGTGCTCGTAACGCCGCTTATGACCACCCCGCGCCATCATCGGCGTGGGGTACGGCTGTTGATGAATGA
- a CDS encoding putative quinol monooxygenase, whose amino-acid sequence MSKKIYCIASFKPKPGKEEAVFKALQALEPNTRREDACLQYTVTRQIDNPFAQGSSYPIVFHEIWASREEFEAHCQRSEIQDFFARHVEAEDGDIEDANVCVYTDEPWNFDAPKV is encoded by the coding sequence ATGTCAAAAAAGATCTATTGTATTGCCAGTTTCAAACCCAAGCCCGGCAAGGAAGAAGCCGTATTCAAAGCGCTACAGGCACTGGAACCTAACACCCGACGTGAAGATGCCTGCCTGCAATACACTGTGACCCGCCAGATTGATAACCCCTTTGCCCAGGGCAGCAGCTACCCGATTGTCTTTCATGAAATCTGGGCAAGCCGGGAAGAGTTCGAAGCGCATTGCCAGCGCAGCGAGATTCAGGACTTTTTTGCCCGCCATGTGGAAGCCGAAGACGGTGATATCGAAGATGCCAATGTGTGTGTCTACACCGATGAACCCTGGAACTTTGACGCGCCCAAGGTCTGA
- a CDS encoding NAD-dependent succinate-semialdehyde dehydrogenase: MTAIHAITLAERLEDPRLFRQYAYIDGKWTHGHREEAVTNPATGEVLGHIPLLDASQITAAVDAAESAFVHWRALRADERCERLLAWYDLLQANREDLATIMTLEQGKPMPDARGEVEYGASFVRWFAEEGKRTYGETIPSHIPNASLGTIKEPVGIAALITPWNFPLAMITRKAAAALAAGCPVIVKPANETPFSALALAELAERAGIPKGIFNVVLGEPAEVSKILCAEPRIKALSFTGSTRVGRLLMEQSAGTVKRLSLELGGNAPFIVGPDMDPKEAAYAAVDAKFQTSGQDCLAANRILVHESIHDEFVEQFAERMAALTVGNGMESEVDLGPLIHRQAVEKASAIVDDAIARGATLVAGDQSQAPGENFFMPVMLTQVTPDMQVWREENFAPVAGITAYSDDDEVIELANDTEYGLAAYVYTHDIRRIWKLMRALEYGMVSVNSVKMTGPPVPFGGVKQSGLGREGGATGIDEYLETKYYCLGALGSVSGS; the protein is encoded by the coding sequence CTGACTGCAATCCACGCTATTACACTGGCCGAGCGCCTGGAAGACCCGCGCCTGTTCCGTCAGTATGCCTATATCGACGGTAAGTGGACCCATGGCCATCGGGAAGAAGCGGTCACCAATCCGGCGACGGGGGAAGTCCTGGGCCATATCCCTTTGCTGGATGCCAGCCAGATCACTGCTGCCGTTGATGCCGCCGAGTCCGCCTTCGTTCACTGGCGTGCGCTGCGTGCCGATGAGCGCTGCGAGCGCCTGCTAGCCTGGTATGACCTGCTCCAGGCCAACCGTGAAGATCTGGCCACCATCATGACCCTCGAGCAGGGCAAGCCGATGCCAGACGCCCGGGGTGAGGTCGAGTACGGTGCCAGCTTTGTGCGCTGGTTTGCTGAAGAAGGCAAGCGCACCTATGGCGAAACCATTCCCAGCCATATTCCCAATGCGTCCCTGGGCACCATCAAGGAGCCTGTGGGCATTGCCGCACTGATTACGCCCTGGAATTTCCCGCTGGCGATGATTACCCGCAAAGCAGCCGCTGCCCTGGCCGCAGGCTGCCCGGTAATCGTCAAGCCCGCCAACGAGACCCCGTTTTCTGCTCTGGCACTGGCAGAGCTGGCCGAGCGCGCGGGTATCCCCAAAGGCATCTTCAATGTGGTGCTGGGCGAGCCGGCTGAAGTCTCCAAGATCCTGTGCGCCGAGCCGCGCATCAAGGCGCTGTCCTTTACCGGCTCCACCCGGGTAGGCCGCCTGTTGATGGAGCAGAGCGCTGGCACCGTCAAGCGCCTGTCGCTGGAACTGGGTGGCAATGCGCCCTTCATTGTTGGCCCGGACATGGACCCGAAAGAAGCCGCCTACGCCGCAGTGGATGCCAAGTTCCAGACTTCAGGCCAGGATTGCCTTGCGGCCAACCGTATTCTGGTTCACGAATCCATCCACGATGAGTTCGTCGAGCAGTTTGCCGAGCGCATGGCCGCTCTGACGGTGGGCAACGGTATGGAGAGTGAAGTTGATCTTGGCCCGCTGATTCATCGCCAGGCAGTGGAAAAAGCCAGCGCAATCGTCGATGATGCCATTGCCCGCGGGGCGACTTTGGTAGCGGGTGACCAAAGCCAGGCGCCGGGTGAGAACTTTTTCATGCCAGTCATGCTGACTCAGGTAACCCCGGATATGCAGGTATGGCGGGAAGAAAACTTCGCCCCTGTTGCCGGTATCACCGCCTACAGCGATGATGATGAAGTCATCGAACTGGCCAACGATACCGAATACGGCCTGGCCGCTTACGTCTATACCCATGATATCCGCCGCATCTGGAAACTGATGCGCGCTCTGGAGTACGGCATGGTCAGCGTCAATTCGGTCAAGATGACAGGCCCTCCCGTGCCTTTCGGTGGCGTCAAGCAGTCCGGCCTTGGCCGTGAAGGCGGGGCGACCGGTATTGATGAATATCTGGAAACCAAATACTACTGCCTGGGCGCCCTTGGTTCAGTATCAGGAAGTTAA
- a CDS encoding biotin/lipoyl-binding protein: MTQRSVTPRRLLILAVLAIVAVTVAVVFWRTYSSPPLRLQGQVEAHQYMVGSKVPGRLAEIEVRRGDRVQVGDVVFRIDSPELEAKLTQVDALDTISRSIAQAVEGGTREEKIAAARSEFEKARSAEAMARTTYERLRVLVEEGVVARQRLDESFTLLRVAEQTRITAGEILRLAEAGPREEARTATQAGTEITTSLRDEINELLEDTKGYAHHAGVVSNVLLNSGELVPQGFPVVMITDLEEAWALFHVREDLLQRFQEGAEFTLYIPALDRQARFEVRHIAALGDYATWRATVPGRGFDMRTFEVEMHPLEPVDGLRAGMSLLLELPEANG, from the coding sequence GTGACCCAACGTTCAGTAACCCCGCGCAGGCTGCTCATTCTGGCTGTACTGGCGATTGTCGCTGTCACGGTAGCCGTGGTGTTCTGGCGCACTTATAGTTCTCCACCTTTGCGCCTGCAGGGGCAGGTGGAAGCCCATCAGTATATGGTTGGCTCCAAAGTGCCGGGGCGGCTGGCCGAGATAGAGGTACGCCGTGGCGACCGTGTTCAGGTTGGCGATGTGGTGTTTCGGATTGATAGCCCGGAGCTTGAAGCCAAGCTGACCCAGGTGGATGCCCTGGACACCATCAGCCGCTCGATTGCCCAGGCGGTGGAAGGCGGTACCCGTGAAGAAAAGATCGCTGCTGCCCGCAGTGAGTTCGAAAAAGCCAGGAGCGCCGAAGCCATGGCGCGCACCACCTATGAGCGCCTGCGGGTACTGGTAGAAGAAGGCGTAGTGGCTCGCCAGCGTCTGGATGAAAGCTTCACCCTGCTGCGCGTGGCCGAGCAGACCCGCATCACCGCCGGTGAAATTCTGCGTCTGGCCGAAGCCGGCCCTCGTGAAGAAGCGCGTACCGCCACTCAGGCAGGCACAGAGATCACCACCAGCCTGCGCGATGAAATCAATGAGCTGCTGGAAGACACCAAGGGCTATGCCCATCACGCCGGGGTCGTCAGCAATGTGCTGCTGAACAGCGGCGAACTGGTGCCCCAGGGCTTTCCCGTGGTGATGATTACTGACCTGGAAGAAGCCTGGGCACTGTTCCATGTGCGCGAAGACTTGTTACAGCGCTTTCAGGAGGGCGCTGAATTTACCCTGTATATTCCCGCCCTTGACCGGCAGGCCCGCTTTGAAGTTCGCCATATCGCCGCTCTGGGAGATTACGCCACCTGGCGGGCCACCGTGCCGGGGCGTGGGTTTGATATGCGCACCTTTGAGGTGGAAATGCACCCGCTCGAGCCTGTGGACGGCTTGCGCGCAGGCATGAGCCTGCTGTTAGAGCTGCCGGAAGCTAACGGATGA
- a CDS encoding beta-eliminating lyase-related protein, translating into MPENNTTETPYTALGFYHKISQLRADTWNALKRDLGILIRLEEENRVKNLVKSIEIKLTRLEIIEDYHAFPSKEDFRHLWTLFQRGEYTMLDKVVRRLVRALISESYRRRHVDLSETDAGAEDMENRDALNQLRRGHPASNSSAQPYFELLVVDNLSNQEEEVVREAFHNMRRPEDRFVYDVVTVKSFEDALIAILVNPNIQACLIRYEFPYKSKYNLSALRNYLEGLSENELANHSEAERNILLSSMIHELRPEIDQFLVTSGDVEATASRDIKHFNRIFYRETDYIEQHHTILRAIDNRYRTPFFDALREYSKKPTGVFHAMPISRGKSVTRSHWAGHMIDFYGINIFLAETSATSGGLDSLLQPYGPIKKAQEYAARAFGARSSFFVTNGTSTANKIVVQALIKPRDIVLVDRDCHKSHHYGMVLAGAHVSYLDSYPLNDYSMYGAVPLREIKKTLLAYKRSGQLHKVKMLLLTNCTFDGIVYNVRRVMEECLAIKPDLIFLWDEAWFAFAGFNPTYRPRTAMNAARTLRNRYRSEEYREEYAAWKAEFDQLDPEDEATWLDQRLMPNPDEVRIRTYATHSTHKTLTSLRQGSMIHIWDQDYRQKVESAFHEAYMTHTSTSPNYQIVASLDVGRMQAEMEGFELVHSQVETALSLREQLYTHPLLQKYFRVLKNSDMVPAAYRESEVESFYDPVTGWNKMEEAWARDEFVVDPTRITIAIGNTGVDGDTFKNEYLMNKYGIQINKTSRNTVLFMTNIGTTRGSIAYLLDVLLKLAKEFDYQLEDSSRPERTIIENQVHSLNHDLPPLPDFSRFHDAFRPSTDTSQGDIRCAYFLSYDEENTEYLRFDNGKLQAQMRDGRDVVSASFVIPYPPGFPVLVPGQVISEEIVHFLQALDVTEIHGYRPELGLVVFTEEALINPAAG; encoded by the coding sequence ATGCCAGAAAACAATACTACTGAAACTCCCTATACCGCTTTGGGTTTTTATCACAAGATTTCCCAGCTGCGTGCCGATACCTGGAATGCCCTCAAGCGTGATCTGGGGATTCTGATTCGGCTGGAAGAAGAAAACCGGGTCAAGAATCTGGTCAAGTCGATTGAGATCAAGCTGACGCGCCTGGAAATCATTGAGGACTACCACGCCTTCCCCTCCAAGGAAGATTTTCGTCACCTGTGGACACTCTTCCAGCGCGGTGAATACACCATGCTGGACAAGGTGGTCAGGCGCCTGGTGCGCGCCCTGATCAGCGAGTCCTACCGTCGGCGCCATGTTGATCTCTCCGAGACGGATGCAGGCGCCGAGGATATGGAAAATCGCGATGCCCTCAATCAGCTGCGCCGTGGGCATCCCGCCTCCAACAGTTCGGCCCAGCCTTACTTTGAGCTTCTGGTGGTGGATAACCTGTCCAACCAGGAAGAAGAAGTGGTGCGCGAAGCCTTTCATAACATGCGCCGCCCCGAAGATCGCTTTGTTTACGACGTAGTGACGGTCAAAAGCTTTGAAGATGCCCTGATTGCGATTCTGGTGAACCCCAATATCCAGGCGTGCCTGATCCGCTACGAATTTCCCTATAAATCCAAGTACAACCTCAGCGCGCTGCGCAACTATCTGGAAGGCCTGTCAGAGAATGAACTGGCCAACCATAGCGAAGCCGAGCGCAACATCCTGCTGAGTTCGATGATTCACGAGTTGCGCCCGGAAATTGATCAGTTCCTGGTCACCAGCGGCGATGTGGAAGCCACGGCGAGCCGTGATATCAAACACTTCAATCGGATCTTCTATCGCGAAACCGATTATATCGAGCAGCATCATACGATCCTGCGCGCCATTGATAACCGCTATCGCACGCCGTTTTTTGATGCTCTGCGTGAATACAGTAAAAAGCCCACTGGCGTCTTTCATGCCATGCCGATTTCCCGAGGCAAGTCGGTCACCCGTTCCCACTGGGCGGGGCATATGATCGACTTTTACGGTATCAATATTTTCTTGGCCGAAACCTCAGCGACGTCCGGCGGGCTGGATTCTTTACTGCAACCGTATGGGCCGATCAAGAAAGCCCAGGAATATGCCGCCCGGGCCTTTGGTGCGCGAAGCAGTTTCTTTGTCACCAACGGCACCTCGACGGCCAACAAGATTGTTGTGCAGGCGTTGATCAAACCCCGCGACATTGTGCTGGTTGACCGGGACTGCCACAAATCCCACCACTACGGCATGGTGCTGGCCGGTGCCCACGTCAGTTATCTGGATTCCTATCCGCTTAACGACTACTCCATGTACGGGGCCGTGCCGCTGCGCGAGATCAAGAAAACCCTGCTGGCTTACAAGCGTTCCGGCCAGCTGCATAAGGTCAAGATGCTGTTGCTGACCAACTGCACCTTTGATGGCATTGTCTATAACGTGCGCCGGGTGATGGAAGAGTGCCTGGCCATCAAGCCGGATCTGATCTTTCTGTGGGATGAAGCCTGGTTTGCCTTTGCCGGCTTTAACCCGACTTACCGCCCGCGTACGGCGATGAATGCCGCCCGAACCTTGCGTAACCGTTACCGCAGCGAAGAGTACCGCGAGGAATACGCCGCCTGGAAGGCCGAGTTTGATCAGCTTGACCCTGAAGATGAGGCAACCTGGCTGGATCAGCGTCTGATGCCGAACCCGGATGAAGTGCGCATCCGCACCTATGCGACCCATTCGACTCATAAGACGCTGACCTCCTTGCGCCAGGGTTCGATGATCCATATCTGGGACCAGGATTACCGTCAGAAAGTGGAGTCCGCTTTCCACGAAGCCTATATGACCCACACCTCAACGTCGCCCAACTATCAGATTGTGGCCTCGCTGGATGTCGGGCGTATGCAGGCGGAGATGGAGGGCTTTGAGCTGGTGCATTCCCAGGTGGAAACCGCGCTGTCCCTGCGCGAGCAGCTTTACACCCATCCGCTGCTGCAGAAATACTTCCGTGTGCTCAAGAACAGCGACATGGTGCCCGCCGCCTACCGGGAATCCGAGGTGGAGTCCTTCTATGACCCCGTCACCGGCTGGAACAAGATGGAAGAAGCCTGGGCGCGGGATGAGTTTGTGGTTGACCCCACCCGTATCACCATCGCCATCGGCAACACCGGGGTGGATGGCGATACTTTCAAGAATGAATACCTGATGAACAAGTACGGTATTCAGATCAACAAGACCTCACGCAATACCGTGCTGTTCATGACCAATATCGGCACCACGCGCGGCTCGATTGCCTACCTGCTGGACGTACTGTTGAAGCTGGCCAAGGAATTCGACTACCAGCTGGAAGACAGCAGCCGACCCGAGCGCACGATCATCGAAAATCAGGTGCACTCCCTGAACCATGATCTGCCGCCGCTACCGGACTTCAGCCGCTTCCACGATGCCTTCCGGCCCAGCACTGACACCTCCCAGGGGGATATCCGCTGCGCCTATTTCCTTAGCTACGATGAGGAAAATACCGAGTACCTGCGCTTTGACAACGGCAAGCTTCAGGCCCAGATGCGTGACGGGCGCGATGTGGTATCAGCGAGTTTCGTGATTCCCTATCCGCCCGGCTTCCCGGTACTGGTGCCGGGCCAGGTCATCAGTGAAGAAATTGTTCACTTCCTGCAGGCACTAGATGTGACGGAAATCCATGGCTACAGGCCTGAACTGGGCCTGGTGGTATTTACTGAAGAAGCGCTGATCAACCCGGCAGCAGGCTGA